In the genome of Candidatus Desulfatibia profunda, the window CGTGAAATATCCGGGCTAGCTAATTCCATAAGGCATCGGCAGCCAGCCGGTCGGCAAACTGCTGAAAGGACAAGACATCGATGCCATCCTTGGTTCTCATTGCCGGCCCACGAGGATAAACGACGATGCGGCGTTGAAGTCCTTCAAGCGCTGCGACAGCGCGAAGCCCCTTGCACCAAGCCTCCATAAACGTGTTGCCGGATTTTGCCTCAATCGCTATCAGGTACGGGCCTCGAACCAGGATGAAATCAACTTCGTTTGCTGATCGGCCGGACGGCGCCCAGTAATAGATGTCGTCGCAGATGCCGCGGTAATCTTTGTAGGCACGCAACAACTGCGCCACCATTCCTTCGAACAACGCCCCCTTTTCTTCCGGCGCCAAAGTACCGGTCGCCCGCTTCATGACGCGTACAATGCCCGGATCGCACCAATACAACTTGGGCAGTTTCCGCTCGCGCACACGCAGTTTGGCTTCGTAAGCACCCAGCCGAAAACACAGAAGTGTTTCCTCAAGAATATCGAGATATCCCGTTATGGTTGTCCTGGCCACACCGGCTTCCCTGGCAATATTGGTCACATTGACCGTTTGGCCGTGAAAAAGGGCTGCTATGGGCAGAAAGCGGGCAAATCCCGGCAAGTTCCGAACAAGCGCCTCTGCCTGGATTTCCTCTTTCAGATAGAACTGGGCATAGGAAAAAAG includes:
- a CDS encoding ATP-binding protein; protein product: MMLKRIFKSPKQSFFLLGPRGSGKTTWIRANFPEAHLIDLLSEETYQRLLANPGQFGNELRSVPTGQWVIVDEVQRLPNLLNEVHRFIEERRLHFVLCGSSARKLKRAGVNLLAGRALHRSMHPFVPEEVGAQFDLDQALRYGLLPIVWDSTAKQETLFSYAQFYLKEEIQAEALVRNLPGFARFLPIAALFHGQTVNVTNIAREAGVARTTITGYLDILEETLLCFRLGAYEAKLRVRERKLPKLYWCDPGIVRVMKRATGTLAPEEKGALFEGMVAQLLRAYKDYRGICDDIYYWAPSGRSANEVDFILVRGPYLIAIEAKSGNTFMEAWCKGLRAVAALEGLQRRIVVYPRGPAMRTKDGIDVLSFQQFADRLAADALWN